The DNA segment CTGGGTCAACGTCCATGCAAATGCCAGCGCGCCGCCGATCAGCGATCCGGTGACCATCCAGTCGGCCATGTTCAGCCACTGGATTTCGTAGGTCAGCGTATATCGCCAGTCGCTCAGCATGGCCGCCAAGGCGAAGGGAACAATAAATCCGATCAATATGGCGTAGACCGGGAAACCGGCGCGGGAAGCTGGTCGCGAATCCATCATGCACATCCCCTGTGAAAATCTGGGCCCGAAAGGGTAACGCAGCGAGTTCGAAATGGGTTGCAACGGGCACCGCGTGGAACCTTGCCGACGGCATGTTCATTGCAGTTCCATGAGCGTGGCGGCATCATCATTCGTCGACGCACCCTTGTCCTATTGCGGACCTGCGGTGGGGCCCCAACTGTTGCTTGCCCAGTGGAATTTCGAACCCGCAATCCTGGCGCTGCTGGGTGTAGGGGCGGTCGGCGCAATCCGGCTCGCGAAACAAGGGCACCATCGGGAGAGCAGGATCGCAACGCAAATCCTGCTGCTCCTTGCGTTCCTCTATGTTTCGCCATTCTGCGCCTGGGGTTCGTCGCTGTTCACCGTTCGGGTCGTGCATCATTTGCTGCTGGCGCTTGTGCTCGCCCCGCTGCTTGCATTGCTGGGTTCGGACATATTGAAGCGCTGTCCGGGCGGAATGACCGGATGGACCGTGATCGCCTCTGCCGCGATGTGGGCCTGGCATGCGCCGCGACTGTACGATTGGGCGGTTGCCAGCGACCTTGGCTATTGGGCCATGCAAATAAGCATCCTGATCACGGCAACGCTGTTCTGGCACCGTGTCCAGCATGCCCAGCGCACCGTTGCGATCGCCGGCCTGTTGGGGGCGATGGTCGCCATGGGCGCACTGGGCGCGATCATCACCCTGGCATCGCAGCCGCTTTATGCCCCCCATTTTTCGACGACGATCGGCTGGGGGCTGTCGCCTCTCGACGATCAGCAATTGGCTGGGCTGGTCATGTGGGCGCCGGCGTCGGCGGTATATCTGTTTGCTGCGCTCGTCCGCGTCCACCGGCTGGTTGGCCGTGAGGCGGCGGCGTGATCGCATCGCTGCGCCGCTGGGCACGCAAACATTCGGCGCGCGGCCGTTACACTCCGGTCGGGATCTGGTTTCACTGGATCATGGCGGCGCTGATTATCTACCAGCTATTCGCCGGCTGGCGAATGGAGCGGCTCCCGGTCGGCGTTGAGCGGATTTCCGCTTACGGCGATCATTCCGCGATGGGACTTTTGATTCTGCTACTCGCGGCACTGCGCGGCGTGTGGCGGCTGATTGTGCCCGGCCCGATCAATGACGCCGACACCCCTGGGTGGCAGGCGGAGGCCGCGCATATCACGCAAATCCTGTTCTACCTGCTGTTCGCAATCCTGCCGATCAGCGGACTGATCATGTGGTCTGCGATTACACCGGCGGAGCCGCTCACCCTGGCCGGCCTGATCCCGGTTCCCGTTCTGCCGCTGGAATCGCTGGCAATGGAATGGAAGATGTGGATCCTCGAAGCCGCGGAGCAGGTCCATGGGATCGCGGTTATCGCTCTTGCGCTGCTGGTTCCGATCCACGTCGCGGCGGCGCTGAAGCATCATTTCTGGGACCATCATGACGTGCTGGAAGGGATGCTGCCGGAAATTCCCGATGGTCATTCCCATCCGAAAGGCGCGCAACATCGGCCGCGGCCTCCGCTTTCCGCGACCGGTCCCAATGGCGGCTGATCCGGGTCATCGTCCCTTCCGCATCGCCGCGCCGCGCGCCGCTTTGCCAGTCGTCGAATTGCTTCATCACATAAGCCGCGCTCAGCCCGGTAAGTGCCGGATATCCGGGCCGCCCTTCGCCGTTGGCACCGTGGCAGGCGGCGCATTCGGCTTGGTAGAGCGACCCGGTTGCAGCGGAAGGGGGCCCAGTATCCGGCAGCGGCAGCTCGGCATAATGGGCGGAAACCGCCAGCCGGTCATCTGTCGTCAGCTGCCGTGCGATGCTGCGCATTTGGGGGTGGGCGCGCAGGCCCTCGGCATAGTGGGTCAATTGACGGACCAGATAGCCCGCGTCGCGGCCGGCAAGCGGCGGCGTCAGGTCGCCGTCGCCTTCACCTCGGATGCCATGGCAGGTCGAGCAAGCGAACCGAGCGCCGGCGTCGCCGCCGGACATGGCGATGATCTCGCCGTCCTGGCTGAACCGCGCCGGTCCCGAAGGATCGGCGGAACAGGCTCCGAGCAAAAGGAAGCTGGCGATTGCCGCATGAAAATGCATCGGCTGTGGAACCGGTCGCCCGCGGCTGCGGTTCCACGACATGTGCGCATTGGGGGCAAATATGGTGGAGCGACGCTGTTGCTGGTCTTGGCAGCATGCAAGCCGGCTCCTGACGATCGCTTCCAGGTCGACGCCGAAGCGGCGCGCCGCGGCAAGCTCGTTGCGCAGCGGGTGCAATGCGCGGCTTGCCACGCGATGCCGGGTATTGAATGGCCAAAAGGCAGGTTCGGGCCATCGCTGGAGGCCTTTGATCATCGCGGCCTTGTCGCCGGCGTGCTTCCCGCGACCCAGACCAATCTTGCCGAATTCATTCGTAATGCGCCGGCGGTGAAGCCCGGGACCGCGATGCCGGCGATGCCGGTCAGCAAAAGCGAGGCGCGGGACATTGCGCATTACCTGGCCGCGGAGGCAAAGCGATGATGGAAGCCCTGCTCGGCTGGCCGCCAGCGGTTCTGGACCCGATGGGACCCTATTCTTCTCCGGTGCGGACGGTGGCCTGGGCCCTGTTCGGCATGGGCGCCCTGATCACAGCGCTGGTAGTCGCCGCGTTGGCGCTGGCATGGAAAGGGCCGCCCCGCTGGCGGGCCAGGCTTGGCGGCGAAAAGGCGATTATGCTGCTCGGGGTGGCACTGCCGACGGTGGTGCTCACCGGATTGCTCGTGTGGGGCCTGACGCTGACGGCCCGCCTCGACAGGCCCGCCGCGGACGGCGCGATGCGAGTTCGTGTGATCGGGGAAATGTGGTGGTTCAGGGTCCAGTACCTCGATGGCGACGGTCGGCTGCTTGCTGAGGATGCCAATGAGCTACGGATCCCGGTCGGGCGGCCTGTCGCGCTCGAGCTGGAATCCGCCGACGTCATCCACAGTTTCTGGGTCCCACAACTGTCGGGCAAGAAAGACATGGTCCCTGGCCGGACCAATCGCCTGACGATCCAAGCTGATCGCCCCGGCCAGTTCGGCGGGGTCTGCGCGGAATATTGCGGCCGGTCGCATGCATTGATGGGAATGGTGGTTATCGCGCAGCACCAGCCGTCGTTCGAGCGCTGGCTGGCCGCGCGGATCGCCCCGGCTAGGCGCAGCGCGCCCGGTGGGGAGGGTTTCACGCAGTTCGTCGCGGCGGGCTGCGCCGCTTGCCATGCGATCGACGGCACGTCCGCAAAGGGGCGCGCCGGACCGAACCTCACCAATGTCGCCACGCGCAGAACCCTTGGCGCAGGTATCATGCCGAACAATCGCGGCACCCTCACCGGTTGGGTCGGGGATTCGCAGTCGATCAAACCAGGAAATCGCATGCCGAGCTATGACCGGCTCGAGCCGGCGCAGCTGAAGGCCATCACGGCTTATCTCGAGACCCTGAAGTGAATAGCGAAACAGGGTTCGACCCAGCCGCCTACGAGCGTTTTCCGACCAAGGGCCCTCGGCCTAAAGGCGAGGTCGAGGAGCTGGAGCGGATCTGGTGCGCGCCCCGGCGCTGGCAATATTTCACTGCGGTCAACAATAATTACGTCGGCATCTATTACATCGCAGCTGCATTCCTGTTCTTCCTCCTGGCGGGTGTGCTTGCGCTGGTAATGCGGGTGCAGCTGGCCGCCCCGCTGCAGGCGATCCTGCCGCCCGACACCTACAACCAGTTTTTCACCATGCACGGCACGGTGATGATGTTCCTGTTCGCCGTGCCGATGGTCGAGGCGATCGGAATCCTGTTGCTGCCGCAAATGCTCGCCGCGCGCGACCTGCCGTTTCCGCGACTGTCGGCCTATGCTTTCTGGGCCTATTTCGTGGGGGGCCTGCTATTTTTCAGCTCACTTTTTATAGGCCTCGCGCCCGATGGCGGATGGTTCATGTATCCGCCGCTGACCTCGACCGCCTATTCGCCAGGGATCAACACCGACTTCTGGTTGCTGGGGATCGGCTTCATCGAAATCTCCGCGATTGCCGGCGCGATCGAGATCATCGTCGGGGTGATGCGCACCCGCGCGCCGGGAATGACCCTCGACCGGATGCCGATCTTCGCCTGGGCGATGCTGGTTTTTGCGGTGATGATCATCGTCGCCTTTCCAAGCGTGATCGTTGCCACCCTTTTGCTGGAGCTCGAGCGGGCATTCGGCTGGCCGTTCTTCGATCCGCTGCGCGGCGGCGACCCGCTATTGTGGCAGCACCTGTTCTGGTTTTTCGGACATCCCGACGTTTACATCATCTTCCTGCCTGCCGCTGGGCTGACCTCGATGATGGTCGCGGCAATTGCACGTCACGAACTGGTCGGCCACCGGCTCGTGGTCATGGCGATGGTCGGCACCGGCTTCCTCAGCTTCGGGGTCTGGGCGCATCACATGTTCACGGTTGGCATGCCGCGAGTGTCGACCGGCATGTTTTCGGCCGCGAGCATGGCTGTATCCATCCCCGCCGGCGTGCAGTTGTTTGCCTGGATCGCGACGCTCGCCAGCGGGCGAATTCGCTGGAGCACGCCGGCGTTGTTCACCCTCGGCGCGATGGTCATTTTCACCATGGGCGGCCTGACGGGGGTGATGGTGGCGTTCGTTCCATTCGACTGGCAGGCGCACGACAGCTACTTCATCGTCGCCCATCTCCACTATGTGCTGATGGGAGGAATGGTCTTTCCGATGTTCGCGGCCTTCTATTTCTGGGCCCCGATGGTCAGCCGCCGACAATTGTCGGAACGGGCCGGCAAATGGGTGTTTGGCCTGATGTTCACAGGGCTGCACATTGCCTTCTTCCCGATGCACCTGTCAGGGCTGCTGGGGATGCCGCGGCGGGTCTATACCTATCTGCCCTCCGAGCCACTGGGTATGTTGAACCTCATTTCAACGATCGGCGCGTTCATGTTCGCGGCCGGGGTTGCAGTATTCCTGGTCGACCTGGTGCGGTCGTTCCGCTGGGCGCCGAGCGAGGGCAATGCCGGCAATGTGTTTGACGCCGGAACGCTCGAATGGCTGCCGTCGGCCCTCTATTCGACACGGTCGATCCCGGTGGTGCGCAGCCGCTATCCGCTATGGGATGATCCCGCCATGTCCCGCGATGTCGAGGAAGGCCGTTATTTCCTTCCCAACAGCGCAACCGGACTTCGCGAAACGATCGTCACCAGCCCGGTCCAGGCCGAACCGCAATATGTCGAGATCATGCCCGGACCTTCGCCCTGGCCACTTTGGTCGGCGGTATCGACGGCCTTCTTCTTCCTGGCACTCACCGTCCAGGCCTATGCCTTTTCCGCCGTGGCGGGGGTGGCAATGATCCTCGCCACCATGCGCTGGCTCTGGGAAACCGACCGTCCGATCCGCCAGGAGACGGCCGATGTCGGTGGCGGGATCAGCCTTCCTACCTATGCGGTCGGCCGCGACAGTCATGGCTGGTGGGCGCTCAACATCCTGTTCGTCGTGATGGGCATGATGCTGTTCGTGTTACTGTTCGCTATTGCTTACCTGCGGGGCGTCCAGCCGGAAGGATGGGTTGACCCGCCGGGGTGGGGAACGCTTTTGCCGGTGTTGCTGCTGAACGGGCTAGCGATCGGATTGTCGGAGGCTTCGCGTTTCGTGTTGCGAGGTCGAGAAAGAGCGGGACGGGCGGTGTGGCTCCTGATCGCCGTCGCGCCGCTGGCGCTTGCCACGGCGCTTTATGCCGAAGTCGGAAATTGGAGTTCCGCGGGCTTCGACCCTACCGAGAGCGGGCAATCGGCGATGAGCTTCGCCCTGATGGCGCAGCAGGGGACCGCCACCGCCTTCGCGCTACTGATGGGTCTTTACGCGATCGCGCGGGGAGGGCGGAACCTGATCGTCGGGCCGCGTAGCGCGACCGTCGACATGATCGTCCGATTCATCCGCTTTACCGCGCTGCAAGGCATGATCATGGCCGGCGTGGCGCGATTGGTGAGCGTCGCATGATCCAGCCTACGCCCTGGCGGATGACCAGTTTGGCCTTTGGCGTCTGGGCCCTCAATTTCCTCCTGGTCTATGCCGTGGCCCTGGTCGACGAGAGCGGGGTGCTCGCCAAGTGGGCCGCAGTCGGGCTGGGCCTGGTCAGCATCGCCGCGTTCTTCTTCATCTGGCGCTGGGCAGCGGGCCGCGACGAAGCAAGGATGGTGCGGCTGGCCGTTGCCATCGCGGCCGCCGCGACGCTGTTCAACTCGCTGATTATTCTCGCTTAGTCGCGCCAAACGACAGCGACAGCCAGACGATCCGTGGCGTGCCGAGGTCGATCGAGCCCGCTTGGTTGCGCGTGACGATCCGTTCGCCGAGCAGGTTTTCGCCGCGCAGCGCAACTTCCCATTGTGGCCCGATGGCACGGCGTATGACCGCGTCGACAGTGGTCGCAGCACCAAGCCGGTATTGATTGAGGTCTTCCTCATAGGCGGACGAAAGATGGCGAAGGGTTGCCGACACCATCCATGGGCCGGTTTCGCGCGATAGGGTGGCGGCGAGCGACCGGCTCGGGACCTGGGCGGGTCGCAGCCCGTCGAGCGGTCCGTCATCGACCATTCGGGCGGAGATCAGGCTGAGCGAGCCGTCGAATGTCCAGCCGCGGTGCCGTGCTTCCAGTTCCAGCTCCATCCCGCGAGAGCGGATCGCATCGATGTTGCGGCGCTGGCGCAGGTTGGGCCCGATGGTGACGTTGGCAATAGCGTCGGAAAGCCGGTTCGCGAACAGCGTCACAGCGACGCGAATGGGCTCGGCCGGCTGCGCCTCGACGGTCGCTTCGACGCCGTTGAGCCGTTCCGGACGAAGCGCGGCATTGGCCCGGGTTTCGACCGGGAAGACGGTGAAACCGCGATAAAGTTCGTTGAGTGTCGGCAAGCGGAAACCGCGATAGGCCGAGAGGCGGGCACCAAGACCCGGGCGCTGCCAATGGAGCGAAGTCCGGCCACTGAATGCGGTGCCGCCGCGCTCAGGAAAGCGCTGGTCGACCCGCACGAAGCCTTGGCCGTCGGTTTCGATCGAGCGGCCTTGGTCGAGAGTCCAGCGCGCGAGGCGGGCCGAGCCGGACCAGTTCAAACTGCCAAGGGGGACGTCGAATTCCGCGAACAGCGCCCCTTCCTTTGCCCGGCCGCCATTGGCTCGGTCGGCGGTCACCGCCCCGGTGAAGGCGGAAAGGGCGCGTTCGTGGGCGGTGCCGCTGCTGATCTTTGCATCGGCGCCAAGGGTAAGTCCGTCGACGGCGCGCCACTGGACAATTGCCCCGCTGGTGCGGGCAGGAGTTGCATATTGATCGAGGACCGGGACGAAGCGGGTCGAGCTGATAACGATATTGGAAAAATCGCGGTGCTGACGCCAGCCGGCGAAAGTGAGAGTGCGATCGGCGCTGACGTAGCGTAAGCTGAGGTCGGTTCCGCTCATGCTATTGTCCGCGCCGTCGAACCGCAGCGTTCGCTCATCGTCGAAGGCCCGAAGCCGACCCTGCAACTCCCCGCCACCGACAAGGACCACCGCGCGGCCATCGAAAAGGCGAGACCGATATGCGGACCGCGCGCTGGCGGGAACGCGCTGGTCTTCGGGCGTGGTCCAGAAGCCGTCGCCCGCCTCGATGCGAGCATCGATCGCAAGCGCACTGGTCTTTCCGTTCACAGTGGCGCCAACGCCCAGCTCCGCGGATCGGCGGGTCGAGGCGCCGATAGCCATGTCGAACGGATCGCGCTCGTCGATCGCGCGGCTTTGGAGGTCGATGGTCCCCGCGACTGCTGATCCGAATGCGCCGCCGCCAGCGCCGCGCAGAATGGTAATGCGATCGAGCCGTGACGGGTCGATCGCCGAGAAGGGAACGAAGCCGAAGAAAGGCTCGGCTAGCGGGATGCCGTCGAGCAGCACCAGCGTCCGGCTGCTGGCATTGCCGCCAAGGCCGCGCAGGGTCAGCCCCTGGGCGGACGGGTTGGCCGAGCGGCTGTCACTGCGACGGAACGACTGGATCCCGCTGACCTGCGCCAGCACATCTTCAAGCCGTCCCGAGGCTGACTGTCGGATTTCGGATGGTCCGATGGCAATTGCGCCAAACTGTTCCTCGCCGGCCTGACCGACGGGGCGTTCGGCGGTGATCACGATGACTTCGGGCTGGGCAGGTACGTCCATCATGAAATGATCAGCCGATGGAGCGGCCGATCAGTTCCTTCATGATTTCGCTGGTGCCGCCATAGATGCGAGCGACGCGGGCGTCACGCCACAAGCGGGCTATCGGATATTCATTCATGTAACCGGCGCCTCCGTGCATCTGTAGCGCGGTGTCGCAGGCCGTCCATTGCATTTCCGTGTGCCACAGCTTGGCGGCGCTGGCCTGCGCCGGGGTCAGCCTGCCCGCGACATGGCGGGCGATCGCCCAATCGAGATGCGCCCAGCCGACCTGAAGCTTGGCCGCGAGGTCGGCGAGGGTGAAGCGGCTGTTCTGAAAGTCGATGATGCGCTTTCCAAAAGCCTTGCGGTCGGACGTGAACTTGACGGCCTCGTCGAACGCGCGCTGGGCGGACGCTTGCGCCTGAACCGCGATCGACAGCCGTTCCTGGGGCAATTGCTGCATCAGCATGACAAAGCCGCCATTTTCAGCGCCCAGGAGCCGGTCGGCAGGCAGCTTTACCTCGTCGAAGAACAGCTCCGACGTGTCATTGCCGTGCAGTCCGATCTTGTCGAGGTTGCGGCCGCGGCTGAAACCCGCGTCGCCAGCCTCGACCAGGAACAGCGAGATGCCCTTGGCGCCGCCTTCCTCGGTCGTTCGGGCGCATACGATAACGATGTCTGCGGCCTGGCCGTTGGTGATGTAGGTCTTGCTTCCCGACAGCGTCCAGCCGTTGCCCTCCTTGCGGGCGATCGATTTCATTCCCTGGAGGTCGCTGCCCGCGTCGGGCTCGGTCATCGCGATTGCGCTGATGGTTGAGCCGGCGACCATGCCGGGAAGGTAGCGGCGCTTCTGTTCATCGCTGCCGTAATGGACGAGATAGTCGGCGACGATGTCCGACTGCAGGGTGAAGCCGGCTGCAGAGCCGAGGTAGGAAATCTCTTCGCCGACGATGGCATTAAAGGTGAAGTCGAGACCGGGCCCGCCATAGGCTTCGGGAACCTGGGGGCAGAGTAGCCCAGCCGCACCAACCTTCTCCCAAGCCTCGCGTTCGACGATGCCGTCACGCTCATGCGCGTCGAGGCGCGGCTCGATGACGTCCGCCAGCACCCGGCGCACGGTGTCGCGAAAAGCATGGTGGTCGTCGCTAAAGATGCGGCGTTCGGCGGCCTCAATCATCGATAACGGCTTTCAAGGGTTGCAACGCGCATGGGGAAAGCCGTGATTTCATGCGACATTTGCGGCCCGAAGGTTTGGCTGAGGTCGGACTGGGAAACATGCTGGCCATGGACCGCAGGCTAGACGGAAATTGACCGCGGAGAACAGGAAATTCGCGGTGCGCTTGCTTGCGCCGCCAGCGTCGCTACCGTCATTGCCATGGCGGGCCCGCTTACCGGAGTGAAGATCCTCGAAATGGCCGGGCTCGGCCCTGGGCCGTTCGCGGCGATGATGCTGGCCGACCATGGCGCGGAGGTGATCCGGATCGAGCGTGCCGGGATGATCGGCGTTCCCAACGATCCGCTGCTGAGGAACCGCAAGTCGGTCGCGCTCGATCTCAAGCGGCCGGAGTGCCGTGAGGTGGTTGGGCGGCTGGCGAGGCGCGTCGATGGGCTGATCGAAGGCTATCGCCCAGGCGTGATGGAGCGGCTGGGCCTTGGTCCCGACGCATTGCTCAAGGAAAATCCCGCCCTCGTCTATGGCCGGGTTACCGGCTGGGGCCAGGACGGCCCGCTGGCGCAGAAAGCCGGCCACGACATCAATTACATCGCGATCAGCGGTTTGCTTCATGGCATAGGACCGAGGGAAAGACCGGTAGTGCCGCTTAATTATCTCGGCGATTATGCTGGGGGCGGAATGTTGCTGGCGTTTGCGATGGTAGCGGCGCTGCTGGCCGTGAAGCAGGGTGGCAGCGGCCAGGTCATCGATACCGCCATGAGTGAGGGGGCCGCGCTGGTTGGCGCACTGACTTATGGGCTTCGGGCCGCCGGTCACTGGCGTGATGAGCGCGAGGCGAATTTGCTCGATGGCGGTGAGCCGAGCTACGGGATCTATCGCTGCCTAGACGGCAAATACCTGGCGCTGGGGGCGATTGAGCCGCAATTTCGCGATGCACTGTTCAAGGGGCTGGCGCTTCAGCCCAGTGCGGACCGTGCGGCAATCGAGACCGTTATCGCGAGCAGGGCGCGCGATGACTGGGTGGCGCATTTCGCCGGGACCGATGCCTGCGTTGCGCCGGTGCTCGACATGGGCGAGGCGCCGGTTCACCCGCACAATATCGCGCGGCGAAGCTTCATAGATCTCGACGGGGTGTTCCAGCCCGCGCCGGCGCCGCGCTATTCCAAAACCCGGCTTGAACGGCCCGATCCGCCGCGCGCGGCGGGCCGCGATGGGCGGGAGGTGCTTGTCGATCTTGGATATAGCGAAGCCGAAGTTGCCCAAATTCTGAAGGCGAGCTGATGCATCCTCTTTATCAACATATGGCCACCAGCGTGTTCGAGCGCATGTCGCTTGCCGCCGCACAGCATGGCGCCGTCAATCTGGGACAAGGTTTCCCGGACTTTGGCTGGCCGGTGGAAATATTGGATGCGGCCGCCCGTGCGCTCAAGGACGGTAGCAACCAATATGCCCCGTCTCGCGGGCTTCCGGCGTTGCGTGAGGCGATTGCCGGTCATTATGCACAACACCAGGGCCTGAAGCTTGGGGTGGACCAGGTCTGCGTTACGTCGGGCGCGACCGAGGCACTTGCAGCAGCGATCCTGGCGACGGTCGAGCCAGGCGACGAGGTAATCCTGTTCACCCCTGCCTATGACGCCTACGCGCCGCTGATCCGCCGCGCGGGGGGCATCGTGAGGGAAGTGCCGCTACAGCCGCCGGGTTGGAGGATCGAAAGAGCCGCTCTGCAGGCGGCGCTGTCGCCGCGGACCAAGGCGATTGTCCTCAATAACCCGCATAATCCCACCGGAAGGCTGTTCGACCGCGAGGAATTGTCACTGGTTGCCGAGGCCGCGGTAAGCCGCGGCCTGACCGTTATATCCGACGAAGTTTGGGAGCATGTGCTGCTCGACGGCCAGGATTTCACGCCGATCTCCGCGTTCGCCGGCATGGCTGAGCGAACCCTGAAATGCGGTTCGGCGGGGAAGATCTTCTCGCTTACCGGCTGGAAGATTGGCTGGCTCATCTCGTCGCCCGAGCTGGCGACGCTGGCCGCTCGGGCGCATCAGTTTCTGACCTTCGCTTCGGCGCCGAATCTGCAGGCGGCAGTCGCCTACGGGCTCGCGGAAGGCGACGGCTGGCTGCGGCCAATGCGCGAGAGTTTCAGTCGTGCCCGCGACCGGATGACGGCCGGGCTTGAGGCCTCGGGCTATGCGGTGCTGCCCAGCGCCTCGACCTATTTCCTGTGCGTCGATCTAGCCGCGTCGGGAATTGCGATTGACGCGGAGGCGTTCGCCGATCAAGCGGTCGAGCGGGCAGGGGTCGCGGTGGTCCCGCTTTCGCCGTTCGCGGAACATGATCCACCCCGTCACATGATCCGCCTATGCTTTGCCAAGCGCGACGAGACGATCGACGTCGGGGTCGAGGCCATGGCCAAGGCTAGGACGCTGTTTGCGTGACCCCGACCGACGAAGCGCATGACCTGCTGTCCCGCCTGGGGGTACGCGCCGAGGGATATCTCACCAGCCTTTCGCCAATCGACGGGCGGCCGATCGGTAGCGTTGCCGAGGCCGGTCCCAATGACGTCGCCGAGACCTGCGAGCGAGCCCATGCGGCCTTCCTGGCCTGGCGCCTTGTTCCGGCGCCGCGCCGGGGAGAGCTGGTGCGGCTGCTCGGCGAGGAGCTGCGTGCTGCCAAGGAGCCGCTAGCCCGACTTGTGACATTGGAAGCAGGAAAGATCGTCCAGGAGGGGCTCGGCGAAGTCCAGGAAATGATCGACATCTGCGACTATGCGGTCGGGCTTTCGCGCCAGCTGTACGGGCTGACCATCGCCAGCGAGCGGCCGAGCCACCGGATGATGGAGCAATGGCATCCGCTTGGCGTGGTCGGGGTCATAAGCGCTTTCAATTTCCCGGTCGCGGTCTGGGCATGGAATGCCGCGCTAGCCTTGGTCTGCGGCGATCCAGTCATCTGGAAGCCGAGCGAGAAGACACCGCTGACCGCGGCTGCGGTGATGGCGATCGTCGGTCGCGCCCTCCACCGGTTCGGCGATGCGCCCGATGGACTGCTTGCCTGCCTGCAGGGC comes from the Sphingomonas xanthus genome and includes:
- a CDS encoding acyl-CoA dehydrogenase family protein codes for the protein MIEAAERRIFSDDHHAFRDTVRRVLADVIEPRLDAHERDGIVEREAWEKVGAAGLLCPQVPEAYGGPGLDFTFNAIVGEEISYLGSAAGFTLQSDIVADYLVHYGSDEQKRRYLPGMVAGSTISAIAMTEPDAGSDLQGMKSIARKEGNGWTLSGSKTYITNGQAADIVIVCARTTEEGGAKGISLFLVEAGDAGFSRGRNLDKIGLHGNDTSELFFDEVKLPADRLLGAENGGFVMLMQQLPQERLSIAVQAQASAQRAFDEAVKFTSDRKAFGKRIIDFQNSRFTLADLAAKLQVGWAHLDWAIARHVAGRLTPAQASAAKLWHTEMQWTACDTALQMHGGAGYMNEYPIARLWRDARVARIYGGTSEIMKELIGRSIG
- a CDS encoding cbb3-type cytochrome c oxidase subunit I produces the protein MNSETGFDPAAYERFPTKGPRPKGEVEELERIWCAPRRWQYFTAVNNNYVGIYYIAAAFLFFLLAGVLALVMRVQLAAPLQAILPPDTYNQFFTMHGTVMMFLFAVPMVEAIGILLLPQMLAARDLPFPRLSAYAFWAYFVGGLLFFSSLFIGLAPDGGWFMYPPLTSTAYSPGINTDFWLLGIGFIEISAIAGAIEIIVGVMRTRAPGMTLDRMPIFAWAMLVFAVMIIVAFPSVIVATLLLELERAFGWPFFDPLRGGDPLLWQHLFWFFGHPDVYIIFLPAAGLTSMMVAAIARHELVGHRLVVMAMVGTGFLSFGVWAHHMFTVGMPRVSTGMFSAASMAVSIPAGVQLFAWIATLASGRIRWSTPALFTLGAMVIFTMGGLTGVMVAFVPFDWQAHDSYFIVAHLHYVLMGGMVFPMFAAFYFWAPMVSRRQLSERAGKWVFGLMFTGLHIAFFPMHLSGLLGMPRRVYTYLPSEPLGMLNLISTIGAFMFAAGVAVFLVDLVRSFRWAPSEGNAGNVFDAGTLEWLPSALYSTRSIPVVRSRYPLWDDPAMSRDVEEGRYFLPNSATGLRETIVTSPVQAEPQYVEIMPGPSPWPLWSAVSTAFFFLALTVQAYAFSAVAGVAMILATMRWLWETDRPIRQETADVGGGISLPTYAVGRDSHGWWALNILFVVMGMMLFVLLFAIAYLRGVQPEGWVDPPGWGTLLPVLLLNGLAIGLSEASRFVLRGRERAGRAVWLLIAVAPLALATALYAEVGNWSSAGFDPTESGQSAMSFALMAQQGTATAFALLMGLYAIARGGRNLIVGPRSATVDMIVRFIRFTALQGMIMAGVARLVSVA
- a CDS encoding c-type cytochrome — protein: MGQLTDQIARVAAGKRRRQVAVAFTSDAMAGRASEPSAGVAAGHGDDLAVLAEPRRSRRIGGTGSEQKEAGDCRMKMHRLWNRSPAAAVPRHVRIGGKYGGATLLLVLAACKPAPDDRFQVDAEAARRGKLVAQRVQCAACHAMPGIEWPKGRFGPSLEAFDHRGLVAGVLPATQTNLAEFIRNAPAVKPGTAMPAMPVSKSEARDIAHYLAAEAKR
- a CDS encoding TonB-dependent receptor; this translates as MMDVPAQPEVIVITAERPVGQAGEEQFGAIAIGPSEIRQSASGRLEDVLAQVSGIQSFRRSDSRSANPSAQGLTLRGLGGNASSRTLVLLDGIPLAEPFFGFVPFSAIDPSRLDRITILRGAGGGAFGSAVAGTIDLQSRAIDERDPFDMAIGASTRRSAELGVGATVNGKTSALAIDARIEAGDGFWTTPEDQRVPASARSAYRSRLFDGRAVVLVGGGELQGRLRAFDDERTLRFDGADNSMSGTDLSLRYVSADRTLTFAGWRQHRDFSNIVISSTRFVPVLDQYATPARTSGAIVQWRAVDGLTLGADAKISSGTAHERALSAFTGAVTADRANGGRAKEGALFAEFDVPLGSLNWSGSARLARWTLDQGRSIETDGQGFVRVDQRFPERGGTAFSGRTSLHWQRPGLGARLSAYRGFRLPTLNELYRGFTVFPVETRANAALRPERLNGVEATVEAQPAEPIRVAVTLFANRLSDAIANVTIGPNLRQRRNIDAIRSRGMELELEARHRGWTFDGSLSLISARMVDDGPLDGLRPAQVPSRSLAATLSRETGPWMVSATLRHLSSAYEEDLNQYRLGAATTVDAVIRRAIGPQWEVALRGENLLGERIVTRNQAGSIDLGTPRIVWLSLSFGATKRE
- a CDS encoding cytochrome c oxidase subunit II, yielding MMEALLGWPPAVLDPMGPYSSPVRTVAWALFGMGALITALVVAALALAWKGPPRWRARLGGEKAIMLLGVALPTVVLTGLLVWGLTLTARLDRPAADGAMRVRVIGEMWWFRVQYLDGDGRLLAEDANELRIPVGRPVALELESADVIHSFWVPQLSGKKDMVPGRTNRLTIQADRPGQFGGVCAEYCGRSHALMGMVVIAQHQPSFERWLAARIAPARRSAPGGEGFTQFVAAGCAACHAIDGTSAKGRAGPNLTNVATRRTLGAGIMPNNRGTLTGWVGDSQSIKPGNRMPSYDRLEPAQLKAITAYLETLK
- a CDS encoding cytochrome c oxidase assembly protein, with the translated sequence MAASSFVDAPLSYCGPAVGPQLLLAQWNFEPAILALLGVGAVGAIRLAKQGHHRESRIATQILLLLAFLYVSPFCAWGSSLFTVRVVHHLLLALVLAPLLALLGSDILKRCPGGMTGWTVIASAAMWAWHAPRLYDWAVASDLGYWAMQISILITATLFWHRVQHAQRTVAIAGLLGAMVAMGALGAIITLASQPLYAPHFSTTIGWGLSPLDDQQLAGLVMWAPASAVYLFAALVRVHRLVGREAAA
- a CDS encoding cytochrome b, which gives rise to MIASLRRWARKHSARGRYTPVGIWFHWIMAALIIYQLFAGWRMERLPVGVERISAYGDHSAMGLLILLLAALRGVWRLIVPGPINDADTPGWQAEAAHITQILFYLLFAILPISGLIMWSAITPAEPLTLAGLIPVPVLPLESLAMEWKMWILEAAEQVHGIAVIALALLVPIHVAAALKHHFWDHHDVLEGMLPEIPDGHSHPKGAQHRPRPPLSATGPNGG